From the genome of Athalia rosae chromosome 3, iyAthRosa1.1, whole genome shotgun sequence:
CCTACATGTAGGTGCGAGACGACGAAGATCTATCAGTCAATGCTAAACGGTCTGACGCACTTCGACAAAAGTAAAGTAACTAAATATGTTACGAAAGTTCACACTCGTTCGACGATAAGAAACGAGATGACGAAATGATATACATCTTCCACAATGACAGAGATGTTATTTTCAGATGCAAAATGGAACTATTAGTTGGTAataattgatttcaatttacctttcgatcgattgtaaattttcgttattccaAATTATTCTAAGAATTTGTTCACTCGAAAAGGACGAAAACGGTCTTTTCGCCtcgctttttgtttttatccaacaaaataaaataataaaacaaattcgaaTATATCATAGCATTGTCAGAAGAGGATCGAATTGTAGTGTCATTGATAAATTACTAGAATaattcgttcgatttattatcaactttgatttattatcacaaatatcaatataattattacaatttaaATTCCTATGATGTCTTATAAAGACTGTAACaagattatttataattaattattaggcTTACAAGATTACTTTGGTGGGTAGCTTTCGTGGGCTGAACAAATGTCTAAATTTAAATAGCTACTCACTACCAGATAAAGCGAATTGAGACTTAATTTATATGCAATCTATCCTGCATTTATTTTACGAGAGATCTTTATTAGCATGTTCAATGCTTTTGACTTGTTGATTTTTGTTCAACGTGATCGAAAGCATATCATGActtcatattttatattgcTGTTTGACTAGCAGGAAAACTAGCCAGTGCAATTTAGTAAGATGCTAAATGGAATAGGGACTCTGATCCGTCTGCATCAAAGCATTGAGTGTTTGTCAGCATTGAAAAAGAGTCCAGTGccaaaaaacgaattaaacATGACAAGAGAGCTCCTGTGATAGCTATTGGGTTTTCTACTCTGTAGTAGTCTTTTGACAAGTCCGGATCAACTGCATGGTTACGCCTTTATCCAGCCTGCAAAGATAGTCCTGCTGTTCCGTGAGGGGTGAGATCCGAGAAGTCTTCGGACAATTCTTTTTAACTCCGCTCCTCATGGGGCCACTACGACTTTTTCTAGATTGCAGTATCATCCACAATCTTGACAACAGGCAACTTCCCATGTAATTGTTCTCGAGTGTTCAGATGGCGCCAAAGACACAAAAGTCTTTTTGAAAGTGAAGATTCGTGACCGGCATCTACATCACAATTTGACCATGTGTCTGCTGTGAGTGTATGTAGTCAATGGTCTATTCAGAGAGTAacattgttcctttttttatggATCAATCGGGATAGCTTGAATCACTTCAAAATCTGCGGTTTCCACGGCGGTGTCCATTCTTGATGCGTTGGCGGTAAGCTACTTGTTGACGGTAAACAAAGAGTGGCCGGAGAACGTTGGTTCCAGCAGCGGTCTCGAGATCATCGGAGCTGGCATCTTGAGCGTCAGCACTGCGCTTGAACAGATCCTGATGAGTGGCTTCTTCGGAGACTGTGGTTGTCGCTACCGAATCACTGACTGCTGATTTGTCTTCAGTTATGGCCGCTTCAGTTGTGTCCTTTGCAATAATAGCTTGTTCAGTTGTAGTATCCTCCGCCACAAAACCAACAGTTGTTCCAGCTTCCGTAGAGGATTTTATGTTATCGACTAGCTGAACTGGCATAGCCATGGCGCAAGCAGCGAGGGTCAAGATGATGAATACTTTGTTGAAAGCctgaagcaaaagaaaaaacaatatgtTAGAGCCAGGTTCGGATCAtgagtattgaaaaaaagggtGAATATCCTCTGAATTCGTTGTACTATTACTTCGATGATCAAAAAAGATGCTTACCATTTTAATAATTGAGTTTTGCTGAAGTGTTTGCGATATGAATCCACAAATGTTGAAATCTGCTAATATCCTCCTTGGAATTTGATGAGATTTAATGAGAGTTGTTTTTTAGAGTTGTATATATTCACTTTTGCAAAGCTGATAAGAAGATATTGTGTATCTGCTTGAGTTGCTCAGAGTTGAGTATACTCTGAATCTGAAGTCCCGAAGCTTTTATACTCCGACATGACGTCAAATGGGACCCGCTAAATGTTCTATGACGTTCTACGGAAGGTGATAACTGTCCCAGTAAACTCTGGTTATTGATTTTCATACACCTTCTGACGCAGTTCATCTCTCCGTACTCTAGAATTACATCTTATTACTCTTCAATCCATAAATAATCTTTTGGATTCATCAACataaatgtatacctatgacTTCTACCGTTTTTGAGGAAACCAATGTGAGTCATGTTTCTCTTCACTACTTCCTATTCACATGTTGTCCAGAAATCCCTGCAACTTAAGAGATGGTAATGTAAATTGTTCATGCAATAGCTCATTGCAAAACGGAGCTGCCTTAAACCAACAATACAGTTCAGCTATGGTTCAGCCTTTTCAGTACATTAAGGGACGTTGGATCATCAACATTTCCAGATTAAACAGCTACTTCACAGCTAATAATAAAGTGATGGCTAgttgtattttttctgttactccgaaaaaatcatctattcttttcgaattttttagcaAACTGAAATCGTTGGAAGACCTACTGCTCGTTGACCATCCTCACAAGGTCGCCCTGCGACCCTCGAAGGTATTACTGGTATTACTAATCAAAAACAAGTTCCCTTGACTTACTATCGTCATGCGATAATCAAATTGTTGTTCCTCGACGCTCATGCAGAGGACTCCAGGTGAAACTAGATCCCTCGTATTCGTCATTTGTCACATAACCAGAACTTCGATAAGTGTTAATTGAAAAGTATAATCGTTCTTATTATAAACCTCGTGATTCCGCTGGCCGTATCataatgtaatatatttaCGATTATAGTGATTGTTGACAAAGCTTCTGGGTTGAAATTACTGGGATGACCCaccggaacaaaaaaacgaccgcgTGAAGCAAGTCAGTCTCAAGTTCAACAGTTGAGAAGGTCATGTCGTCAACAGGGTGAAGACATCACCCTACATTTGATCATACCTTGTTcccaattcaaaattgaaCCGCAAAATCTGTATTTACAGTAGTTACGTGGGAAGGAGAACACATCGCAGTATAAGGAGTAGAACGTGACTATACGTTTACTATTAGCGAGCTCCAAAATGTCTTCCTCAAACAAGAAACGCAATCCATTGACGCATTTCGCGTCCATCGACGTCAGCGGTACAGTTTAACGGAGATTCCAATagtatacggtatataaaaGCTGCTGACGGTTATTATCGGCTCATTGTCGGTCCTGATTCCGCAACTTGAGCGAGGTAGTTCTCTTCTATCCTGCGGCACGATACGAACTCTGAACAACTCCCAGGTTCGAAAATCAAAGTCAAAATAAATGCATTGTTGATTGTTTTTGATACAACATAACACATAATTATGGgaatgatgaagaaaatttgggGATGTATCTGTTGTATAATagacaataattttattgacaaaattgaatgaaaacttATTTAGGTATCATATTCGGGCTAGGAAGCGATCAGGATATTACGAACAACAGATGTACAAATTCCAGtttattaatatacatacaatgaATGGTACTTCGGACTATAAAACTTAATAATGGGAATCATTTTTTGATGATGGGAACAACGTACATGAGTAACAAAAAATACTGTTGAACTTGTTTGGGAATTTGGAAGAACTTTTTTCAGTAAACAATCGAGTTTATATCGTTTTTTTGCTGGCGAGTGATCGATGGTGCAGATTGTTGCTTCAGATGCTTACGTCGTCTGCGAGTTCTTTGAC
Proteins encoded in this window:
- the LOC105689788 gene encoding uncharacterized protein LOC105689788 produces the protein MAFNKVFIILTLAACAMAMPVQLVDNIKSSTEAGTTVGFVAEDTTTEQAIIAKDTTEAAITEDKSAVSDSVATTTVSEEATHQDLFKRSADAQDASSDDLETAAGTNVLRPLFVYRQQVAYRQRIKNGHRRGNRRF